A single window of Candidatus Kaelpia aquatica DNA harbors:
- a CDS encoding adenylosuccinate synthase, which produces MNKILIGTQWGDEGKGKIIDWLSEDVDLIVRYQGGNNAGHTVVVGDDKYVFHLIPSGILHRDKVCVIGNGVVIDPKVLIEEMEGIVSKGYKVEPENLIISDRAHVVFPYHRVWDKLKENQLGDLKIGTTGKGIGPSYVDKFDRLGIRMIDLLNEGTLRKKLKINLEIKNNILTKVFNYQDFDLDEIYQDYLGYAKTLAPFVRDCALYIDEAFRSGKSVLFEGAQGTFLDIDFGTYPFVTSSSTLSGGACIGSGVGPTKIDRVVGVAKAYTTRVGEGPFPSQFEDDLMEKIRSKGNEFGATTGRPRRCGWFDASMVHYAVKINGIDEIALTKLDVLDSMEKIKICIGYRYNGKTCQYPLADFNFWQEAIPVYEEVEGWCEDTSAARSLSELPVNTVKYIGRISELIESEISIISVGSKRAQTFYLKK; this is translated from the coding sequence GCTGGTCATACAGTAGTTGTGGGAGATGATAAATATGTCTTTCATCTTATTCCTTCAGGGATATTGCATCGGGATAAAGTTTGCGTTATAGGCAATGGAGTGGTTATAGACCCCAAAGTTTTAATAGAGGAGATGGAAGGAATAGTCTCTAAAGGTTATAAAGTTGAACCGGAAAATCTCATTATAAGTGATAGGGCGCATGTTGTTTTCCCATATCATAGGGTTTGGGATAAGCTTAAAGAGAATCAGCTTGGTGATTTAAAGATAGGTACTACTGGTAAAGGGATAGGCCCTTCTTATGTTGATAAGTTTGATCGTTTAGGCATCAGAATGATAGATCTTTTAAATGAGGGTACCCTGCGTAAAAAATTAAAGATAAATCTTGAAATTAAAAACAATATTTTGACAAAAGTCTTCAATTATCAAGATTTTGATCTGGATGAAATTTATCAGGATTATCTTGGTTATGCAAAGACATTAGCACCGTTTGTAAGAGACTGTGCTCTCTATATTGATGAGGCTTTTAGGTCTGGTAAGAGCGTGCTCTTTGAGGGTGCTCAGGGAACTTTTTTGGATATTGACTTCGGCACCTACCCTTTTGTTACATCGTCTTCGACTCTTTCAGGCGGGGCTTGTATAGGCAGCGGTGTTGGTCCTACCAAGATAGACAGAGTTGTCGGGGTTGCAAAGGCCTATACTACGCGTGTAGGAGAGGGTCCTTTTCCATCTCAGTTTGAGGATGATTTAATGGAAAAGATCAGGTCTAAAGGCAATGAATTCGGTGCTACTACTGGAAGGCCTAGAAGGTGCGGCTGGTTTGATGCTAGCATGGTCCATTATGCAGTCAAAATAAATGGAATAGATGAGATTGCTTTGACAAAATTAGATGTCTTAGACAGCATGGAAAAGATAAAGATATGTATTGGGTACAGATATAACGGTAAGACGTGTCAATACCCTCTTGCTGATTTTAATTTCTGGCAGGAGGCTATCCCTGTTTACGAAGAGGTTGAAGGTTGGTGCGAGGATACAAGCGCAGCTCGATCTCTATCCGAATTACCTGTCAATACAGTAAAATATATTGGTAGGATATCAGAGCTTATAGAGTCTGAAATATCCATTATATCTGTGGGCTCTAAGAGAGCTCAGACGTTCTATCTTAAAAAATAG